A region from the Streptosporangium sp. NBC_01756 genome encodes:
- a CDS encoding amino acid-binding protein, which produces MLLRLRIALPDQPGSLAKITHALGSAGADITQVVVLERGEGRALDDITVYWPDAASREALVEGLRSVPGVTVEGVWGTREAPGTYPELEILKYITTAGDRALATLIDSMPVLFSGDWAAAGTTVEPRTVVHSSWRAPAEVPFLPDNPARPTAATLDSGLHVIAAPLPPLAMTLLLARTEGPAFHRIEVHRLTRILEIFLTLPAVERGVARQLRRSG; this is translated from the coding sequence ATGCTCCTGCGACTGCGGATCGCACTGCCCGACCAGCCGGGATCCCTGGCAAAGATCACCCATGCCCTCGGTTCCGCCGGGGCCGACATCACCCAGGTCGTCGTGCTGGAGCGCGGCGAGGGCCGTGCGCTCGACGACATCACCGTCTACTGGCCGGACGCCGCTTCGCGCGAGGCGCTGGTCGAGGGCCTGCGGAGCGTACCGGGAGTGACGGTCGAGGGCGTGTGGGGCACGCGGGAGGCACCGGGCACCTATCCGGAGCTTGAGATCCTCAAATACATCACCACGGCGGGAGACCGCGCGCTGGCCACACTGATCGACTCGATGCCGGTGCTGTTCAGCGGCGACTGGGCGGCGGCCGGCACCACGGTGGAGCCACGCACGGTCGTCCATTCCAGCTGGCGCGCCCCCGCCGAGGTCCCCTTCCTCCCCGACAATCCGGCCCGCCCGACGGCCGCCACCCTCGACTCCGGCCTCCATGTGATCGCCGCGCCGCTCCCCCCGCTGGCCATGACCCTGTTGCTGGCCCGCACCGAAGGCCCCGCCTTCCACCGCATCGAGGTGCACCGCCTCACCCGGATCCTGGAGATCTTCCTCACCCTGCCCGCGGTGGAACGCGGTGTCGCCCGCCAGCTCCGCCGGTCCGGATGA
- a CDS encoding response regulator transcription factor translates to MIRVLVADDEPLITAGIRTVLESAADIEVVAQAENGRAAVDEAIRHRADVALIDVTMPVLDGLSAIEELRRKVPALRTVILTSFGTEPNVLRALQGGVAGFVLKNCTPDELIRAVRAAHNGDAYLSPSVTRLVLGMVTPGEARRRREAAGRLAALTPRESEVLHLVAEGMSNAEIGRRLQMTETTIKTYVSRILTKLDCANRVQAALLVRDAG, encoded by the coding sequence GTGATCAGGGTGCTGGTCGCCGACGACGAGCCGCTGATCACCGCCGGTATCCGCACCGTGCTGGAGTCGGCGGCCGACATCGAGGTCGTCGCCCAGGCGGAGAACGGCCGGGCTGCCGTGGACGAGGCGATCAGGCACCGCGCCGACGTGGCGTTGATCGACGTCACCATGCCGGTGCTGGACGGGTTGAGCGCGATCGAGGAGCTGCGCCGGAAGGTCCCCGCACTGCGAACCGTGATCCTGACGTCGTTCGGCACCGAGCCGAACGTGCTGCGCGCCCTGCAGGGCGGCGTGGCCGGGTTCGTGCTCAAGAACTGCACGCCCGACGAGCTGATCCGCGCGGTCCGGGCGGCGCACAACGGAGACGCCTACCTGTCACCCTCGGTGACCCGGCTGGTGCTGGGCATGGTCACGCCCGGGGAGGCCCGGCGCCGGCGGGAGGCCGCCGGACGGCTGGCGGCGCTGACGCCCCGCGAGTCGGAGGTCCTGCACCTGGTGGCGGAGGGCATGTCCAACGCCGAGATCGGCCGGCGGCTGCAGATGACCGAGACGACCATCAAGACCTACGTCAGCCGGATCCTGACCAAGCTCGACTGCGCCAATCGCGTCCAGGCCGCCCTGCTGGTCAGGGATGCCGGCTGA
- a CDS encoding sensor histidine kinase: MGRHLLAAVVVVVDTVLLVAGHREGLPPWGAPAYAMAVVLVVALRHRSPAAAFTAALVLSAFTGGAYVLLLWSAYHAGREVVSRRGTAVVVGSAFGVALGSVAVQLWSPSGDPRRIAGLLSVYGVFVALPMLTGRYLAQHERLVSALSRRNRQLGLERELLAEQERLRIARDMHDSLGHRLSLVSVQAAALEVSALPAEQRQAVRRLAGAARGAMDELHELVGTLRGEPETPDRSFAVQAIGTVVEEFRRSGAAVTLRQSGEPRPLSSAAGQAAYRVVEEGLTNAAKHASGQPVTVSVDWESDALLLTVANPLPDGPDSGEGGHGLAGLGERVRPVGGVLDHRLSGDGFRLFAMLPVTLEEEAADGEDLTATGRVHTAAVGIAVAALTFVLLPAGMLTGVRG, encoded by the coding sequence ATGGGCCGACATCTTCTCGCCGCCGTCGTGGTCGTGGTCGACACCGTGCTGCTGGTGGCCGGGCACCGGGAGGGGCTGCCCCCCTGGGGCGCGCCGGCGTACGCGATGGCCGTCGTGCTGGTGGTCGCGCTGCGCCACCGGTCTCCGGCGGCCGCGTTCACGGCCGCGCTGGTGCTCTCCGCGTTTACCGGCGGAGCGTATGTCCTGCTGCTCTGGAGCGCTTACCATGCCGGGCGCGAGGTCGTGTCGCGACGGGGTACGGCCGTGGTCGTCGGCTCGGCGTTCGGTGTGGCGCTCGGCAGCGTCGCCGTACAGCTCTGGAGCCCCTCCGGGGATCCCCGCAGGATCGCCGGCCTTCTGTCGGTCTACGGCGTCTTCGTGGCACTGCCGATGCTGACCGGCCGTTACCTGGCCCAGCACGAGCGGCTGGTGTCGGCGCTCAGCCGGCGCAACCGGCAGCTCGGCCTGGAACGGGAGCTCCTCGCCGAGCAGGAGCGGCTGCGGATCGCGAGGGACATGCACGACTCCCTCGGGCACCGGCTCAGCCTGGTGTCGGTCCAGGCGGCCGCGCTGGAGGTGTCGGCACTGCCCGCTGAGCAGCGGCAGGCCGTCCGGCGACTGGCCGGAGCGGCCCGCGGCGCCATGGACGAGCTGCACGAGCTGGTCGGCACGCTCCGCGGCGAGCCGGAGACCCCCGACCGGTCGTTCGCGGTGCAGGCCATCGGCACGGTGGTGGAGGAGTTCCGGAGATCCGGGGCCGCGGTGACGCTACGGCAGAGCGGAGAGCCGCGGCCGCTGTCCTCGGCGGCCGGGCAGGCGGCCTACCGGGTGGTCGAGGAGGGACTGACCAACGCGGCCAAGCACGCCTCGGGGCAGCCGGTCACCGTGAGCGTCGACTGGGAGTCGGACGCGCTGCTGCTCACGGTCGCCAACCCGCTCCCGGACGGTCCGGACTCCGGCGAGGGCGGACACGGCCTGGCCGGGCTGGGCGAGCGGGTCCGGCCGGTCGGCGGAGTCCTGGACCATCGGCTGTCCGGCGACGGGTTCAGGCTCTTCGCGATGCTGCCCGTCACCCTCGAAGAGGAGGCGGCGGACGGCGAGGACCTGACGGCGACCGGGCGCGTCCACACGGCCGCCGTCGGCATCGCCGTCGCGGCCCTGACCTTCGTGCTCCTGCCCGCCGGCATGCTGACGGGGGTGAGAGGGTGA
- a CDS encoding ABC transporter ATP-binding protein has translation MIEVRNLSKRYGTTVAVDGLSFTVRPGQVTGFLGPNGAGKSTTMRMMLGLDRPTGGEVLIDGARYRRLSEPLRRVGAMLEASAVHGGRSAFNHLLWLARTNRIPRARVREVLAMVGLEGVAGKRAGGFSLGMTQRLGIAGALLGDPPVLLFDEPVNGLDPEGIVWIRNLLKGLAAEGRAVFVSSHLMSETALTAEHLIVIGRGRLLADTTVRQFVETNSRSYVRIRTPEPERMRDALVRAGVRVERAADGALEAYGTEAAALGELAAANGLTVHEVSAQRASLEEAFMELTGDAVEYQAGGGKR, from the coding sequence GTGATCGAAGTACGGAACCTCAGCAAGAGATACGGGACCACCGTCGCGGTCGACGGTCTGTCCTTCACGGTACGGCCCGGCCAGGTGACCGGGTTCCTCGGGCCGAACGGTGCCGGTAAGTCCACCACGATGAGGATGATGCTGGGCCTCGACCGCCCCACCGGAGGTGAGGTCCTCATCGACGGTGCGCGTTACCGGCGGCTGTCCGAACCGCTGCGGCGGGTCGGGGCGATGCTGGAGGCGTCGGCCGTACACGGTGGTCGCAGCGCGTTCAACCACCTGCTGTGGCTGGCGCGGACCAATCGGATCCCCAGGGCGCGGGTGCGGGAGGTCCTGGCGATGGTCGGGCTGGAGGGCGTCGCGGGCAAACGGGCCGGCGGCTTCTCGCTCGGCATGACCCAGCGGCTCGGCATCGCCGGGGCGCTGCTCGGAGACCCGCCGGTGCTGCTCTTCGACGAGCCGGTCAACGGGCTGGACCCCGAGGGCATCGTGTGGATCCGGAACCTGCTGAAGGGACTGGCCGCCGAGGGCCGGGCGGTGTTCGTCTCCAGCCATCTGATGAGCGAGACGGCGCTGACCGCGGAGCACCTCATCGTGATCGGCCGCGGCCGGTTACTGGCCGACACCACCGTGCGGCAGTTCGTCGAGACGAACTCCCGCTCCTACGTGCGGATCCGGACACCCGAGCCGGAACGGATGCGCGACGCGCTGGTCAGGGCCGGCGTCCGGGTGGAACGGGCGGCGGACGGAGCCCTGGAGGCCTACGGCACGGAGGCCGCGGCCCTCGGTGAGCTGGCCGCCGCCAACGGTCTGACAGTGCACGAGGTCAGCGCCCAGCGGGCCTCACTGGAGGAGGCGTTCATGGAACTCACCGGGGACGCGGTGGAATACCAGGCCGGAGGCGGGAAGCGGTGA
- a CDS encoding ABC transporter permease subunit, with amino-acid sequence MNATFTWAVLTAEWTKIRTVRSTLWTLLLAFALSVGLGYLVGLSFRGSFSRLPHEQQESFDPLFATFYSLTLGQLALVVFGVLLIGTEYSTGTISASLAAVPRRGLFYGAKALAGLSCALGVSVVTVTVTFFAAQAGLGPLGTSLGSDGVVPAAAGACLYLTMICLFAMGVATMLRSSTLSLGILLPLLFLGSQGLGNVPGLKPVAQYLPDQAGMLIMHLTGPPGDPRFGRDYGPWTGMGILALWVAAALIGGYLVLRRRDA; translated from the coding sequence GTGAACGCCACCTTCACCTGGGCGGTGCTCACCGCCGAATGGACCAAGATCCGGACAGTGCGGTCGACGCTGTGGACGCTGCTACTGGCCTTCGCCCTCAGCGTCGGCCTCGGCTACCTGGTCGGGCTCAGCTTCCGCGGCTCCTTCTCCCGCCTGCCGCACGAGCAGCAGGAGAGCTTCGATCCGCTCTTCGCCACCTTCTACAGCCTCACCCTCGGCCAGCTGGCCCTGGTGGTGTTCGGGGTGCTCCTGATCGGCACCGAGTACAGCACGGGGACGATCAGCGCCTCGCTGGCGGCGGTGCCGCGACGCGGCCTGTTCTACGGCGCCAAGGCGCTCGCCGGGCTGTCGTGTGCCCTCGGCGTCTCGGTGGTCACCGTGACCGTCACCTTCTTCGCCGCGCAGGCGGGGCTCGGCCCACTCGGCACCTCCCTCGGCTCGGATGGGGTGGTGCCCGCCGCCGCCGGCGCCTGCCTCTATCTGACGATGATCTGCCTGTTCGCCATGGGAGTGGCGACGATGCTGCGCAGTTCCACGCTCTCGCTGGGGATCCTGCTGCCTCTGCTCTTCCTCGGCTCGCAGGGACTGGGCAACGTCCCGGGATTGAAGCCCGTCGCGCAGTATCTGCCGGACCAGGCCGGCATGTTGATCATGCATCTCACCGGACCGCCCGGAGACCCCCGGTTCGGCCGTGACTACGGTCCCTGGACCGGAATGGGCATCCTCGCGCTCTGGGTGGCCGCCGCCCTCATCGGCGGCTACCTGGTGCTGCGCCGCCGCGACGCCTGA
- the araA gene encoding L-arabinose isomerase, with product MKIWFLTGSQGLYGEDTLRQVAEQSRQIATALGGELPFEVEWKPVLTDAEAIRRICLEANASDDCVGLVAWMHTFSPAKMWIAGLDALRKPLLHLHTQANLDLPWSSIDMDFMNLNQAAHGDREFGYIQARLGVARKTVAGHVSDPSVVARIGAWARAAAGRAEVGSLRLARFGDNMRDVAVTEGDKVGAQLRFGVSVNTYGVNDLVAVVDAASDTEVTALVKEYEDLFEVAPELRADGERHDSLRYAARIELGLRHFLQEGGFGAFTTNFEDLGGLRQLPGLAVQRLMADGYGFGGEGDWKTSVLLRTLKVMSAGLPGGTSFMEDYTYHLRPGQEVILGAHMLEVCPTIASGVPSCEVHPLGIGGREDPVRLVFDAEPGPAVVVGLADMGGRFRLIANEVDVVTPAEPLPNLPVARAVWKPRPDLRTSAEAWLTAGAPHHTVLSAAIGTEELTDFADMLGVELLVIDADTTPRQFAKELRWNQAYYRLAQGL from the coding sequence TTGAAAATCTGGTTTCTCACCGGCAGCCAGGGACTCTACGGCGAGGACACGCTGCGCCAGGTGGCCGAGCAGTCCCGGCAGATCGCCACGGCCCTGGGAGGGGAGCTCCCCTTCGAGGTGGAGTGGAAGCCGGTGCTCACCGACGCCGAGGCGATCCGCAGGATCTGCCTGGAGGCCAACGCCTCGGACGACTGCGTCGGGCTGGTGGCGTGGATGCACACGTTCTCTCCCGCCAAGATGTGGATCGCCGGGCTGGACGCGCTGCGCAAGCCGCTGCTGCACCTGCACACCCAGGCCAACCTGGACCTGCCGTGGAGCTCCATCGACATGGACTTCATGAACCTGAACCAGGCGGCGCACGGCGACCGCGAGTTCGGCTACATCCAGGCCAGGCTCGGCGTGGCCAGGAAGACCGTGGCCGGGCACGTGAGCGACCCGTCCGTGGTGGCCCGGATCGGGGCGTGGGCCAGGGCGGCGGCCGGCCGGGCCGAGGTGGGCTCGCTGAGGCTGGCCAGGTTCGGCGACAACATGCGCGACGTGGCCGTCACCGAGGGGGACAAGGTCGGAGCCCAGCTCCGCTTCGGGGTGTCGGTCAACACCTACGGGGTCAACGACCTGGTGGCCGTGGTGGACGCGGCCTCCGACACCGAGGTCACCGCGCTGGTCAAGGAGTACGAGGACCTGTTCGAGGTCGCCCCCGAGCTGCGCGCCGACGGGGAACGGCACGACTCCCTGCGTTACGCGGCCCGGATCGAGCTGGGCCTGCGCCATTTCCTCCAGGAGGGCGGCTTCGGGGCCTTCACCACCAACTTCGAGGACCTCGGCGGCCTGCGGCAACTGCCGGGCCTGGCCGTACAGCGGCTGATGGCCGACGGGTACGGCTTCGGCGGCGAGGGCGACTGGAAGACCTCGGTACTGCTGCGCACACTGAAGGTGATGTCGGCCGGCCTGCCGGGCGGCACCTCGTTCATGGAGGACTACACCTACCACCTGCGCCCGGGACAGGAGGTCATCCTCGGCGCGCACATGCTGGAGGTCTGCCCGACGATCGCCTCCGGCGTGCCCTCGTGCGAGGTCCATCCCCTCGGCATCGGCGGCCGCGAGGATCCGGTCCGGCTGGTGTTCGACGCCGAGCCCGGTCCCGCCGTCGTGGTGGGCCTGGCGGACATGGGCGGGCGGTTCCGGCTGATCGCCAACGAGGTCGACGTGGTCACCCCGGCCGAGCCGCTGCCGAACCTGCCCGTGGCCAGGGCGGTCTGGAAGCCCCGGCCCGACCTGCGCACCTCCGCCGAGGCGTGGCTCACTGCCGGCGCCCCCCACCACACCGTCCTGTCGGCCGCGATCGGCACCGAGGAGCTCACCGACTTCGCCGACATGCTCGGCGTCGAACTGCTCGTCATCGACGCCGACACCACGCCCCGGCAGTTCGCCAAGGAACTGCGCTGGAACCAGGCCTACTACCGCCTCGCCCAAGGGCTCTGA
- a CDS encoding L-ribulose-5-phosphate 4-epimerase: MREIVCTLHRELVRNNLVAWTAGNISGRVPGEELFVIKPSGISYDDLTPESMVVCDLDGTLVEGSLAPSSDTAAHAYIYRHMPEVNGVVHTHSTYASAWAARGEPIPCVLTAMADEFGGEIPVGPFALIGNDDIGQGVVATLRGRRSPAVLMRNHGVFTVGDSPKAAVKAAVMCEDVARTVHISRQLGEPLPIPQDDVDRLYDRYQNVYGQRSNR; this comes from the coding sequence TTGAGAGAGATCGTCTGCACCCTCCACCGGGAGCTGGTCCGCAACAACCTGGTCGCCTGGACCGCCGGGAACATCTCGGGCCGGGTGCCGGGGGAGGAGCTGTTCGTCATCAAGCCGAGCGGCATCTCCTACGACGACCTGACACCTGAGTCGATGGTCGTGTGCGACCTCGACGGCACCCTGGTCGAGGGTTCGCTGGCCCCCTCCAGCGACACGGCCGCGCACGCCTACATCTACCGGCATATGCCCGAGGTGAACGGTGTGGTGCACACCCACTCCACCTACGCCTCGGCCTGGGCGGCACGCGGCGAGCCGATCCCGTGCGTGCTGACCGCGATGGCCGACGAGTTCGGCGGCGAGATCCCGGTGGGCCCCTTCGCCCTGATCGGCAACGACGACATCGGGCAGGGCGTCGTCGCCACGCTGCGGGGCCGGCGTTCCCCGGCGGTCCTGATGCGCAACCACGGGGTCTTCACCGTCGGCGACTCCCCGAAGGCGGCGGTGAAGGCCGCCGTCATGTGCGAGGACGTCGCCCGCACCGTGCACATCTCGCGGCAGCTCGGCGAGCCGCTGCCGATCCCGCAGGACGACGTCGACCGCCTGTACGACCGTTACCAGAACGTCTACGGACAGAGGAGCAATCGTTGA
- the araB gene encoding ribulokinase, with the protein MNANNDRYVVGVDFGTLSGRAVVVRVSDGAEVGGAVHEYAHRVIEERLPGTGVRLGDDWALQSPEDWREVLRHAVPAALADSGVPAAQVVGVGTDFTACTVLPATADGLPLCELPELRDRPHAWPKLWKHHAAQSHADRINALADRRKETWLPRYGGKISAEWEFAKGLQVLEEDPEVYGRADRWIEAADWIIWELTGVETRNVCTAGYKGVYQDGGYPGEDFLAELNPAFAGFTGKLGPEPVPLGGLAGRLTAEAARWTGLPEGIAVAVGNVDAHVTAAAADAVRPGQMVAIMGTSTCHVMPSDRLAEVPGMCGVVRDGIVPGLWGYEAGQSGVGDIFAWFVETSVPESYEREAASRGRTVHEHLTELAAAQQVGRHGLVALDWHNGNRSVLVDHNLSAVIVGQTLATRPEDTYRALVEATAFGARVIVEAFETAGVAVQEFVVAGGLLKNRFLMQVYADVLRRPLSVIGSGQGPALGSAIHAAVAAGAYPDITSAAAVMGRREQAAYVPDAGRADAYDRLYAEYRALHDHFADGGLLHRLRAIRNEATN; encoded by the coding sequence GTGAACGCTAACAACGACCGTTACGTGGTCGGCGTCGACTTCGGCACGCTGTCGGGCCGCGCCGTCGTGGTGCGGGTCAGCGACGGCGCCGAGGTGGGCGGCGCCGTACACGAGTACGCCCACCGCGTGATCGAGGAACGGCTGCCCGGCACCGGCGTCCGTCTCGGCGACGACTGGGCGCTGCAGTCACCCGAGGACTGGCGCGAGGTGCTGCGCCACGCGGTGCCGGCGGCGCTGGCCGACTCCGGGGTCCCCGCCGCACAGGTCGTCGGCGTCGGCACCGACTTCACCGCCTGCACCGTGCTGCCCGCCACCGCCGACGGCCTGCCGCTGTGCGAGCTGCCCGAGCTGAGGGACCGGCCGCACGCCTGGCCGAAGCTGTGGAAGCACCACGCGGCGCAGTCGCACGCCGACCGGATCAACGCCCTCGCCGACCGGCGGAAGGAGACCTGGCTGCCCCGCTACGGCGGGAAGATCTCCGCCGAGTGGGAGTTCGCCAAGGGCCTGCAGGTCCTGGAGGAGGACCCCGAGGTGTACGGCAGGGCCGACCGCTGGATCGAGGCCGCCGACTGGATCATCTGGGAGCTGACCGGCGTGGAGACGCGCAACGTCTGCACCGCCGGCTACAAGGGCGTCTACCAGGACGGCGGCTACCCCGGTGAGGACTTCCTGGCCGAACTCAACCCCGCCTTCGCCGGCTTCACCGGCAAGCTCGGCCCGGAACCGGTCCCCCTCGGCGGCCTGGCCGGTCGCCTGACCGCCGAGGCCGCCCGGTGGACCGGGCTGCCGGAGGGGATCGCGGTCGCGGTCGGCAACGTCGACGCGCACGTCACCGCCGCCGCCGCGGACGCGGTGCGGCCCGGCCAGATGGTCGCGATCATGGGCACCTCGACCTGCCACGTCATGCCGTCGGACCGGCTCGCCGAGGTGCCCGGGATGTGCGGTGTGGTGCGCGACGGGATCGTGCCGGGACTGTGGGGTTACGAGGCGGGTCAGTCGGGGGTCGGCGACATCTTCGCCTGGTTCGTCGAGACGTCGGTGCCCGAGTCCTACGAACGGGAGGCCGCGAGCCGCGGCCGCACCGTGCACGAGCACCTGACCGAACTGGCCGCCGCCCAGCAGGTCGGCCGGCACGGGCTGGTCGCGCTCGACTGGCACAACGGCAACCGCTCGGTGCTGGTCGACCACAACCTCTCCGCGGTGATCGTCGGCCAGACCCTCGCCACCAGGCCCGAGGACACCTACCGGGCGCTCGTCGAGGCCACCGCGTTCGGCGCCCGCGTGATCGTCGAGGCGTTCGAGACCGCCGGGGTGGCGGTGCAGGAGTTCGTCGTCGCCGGCGGGCTGCTGAAGAACCGCTTCCTCATGCAGGTCTACGCCGACGTACTGCGCCGCCCCCTGTCGGTGATCGGGTCCGGGCAGGGCCCGGCGCTCGGCTCGGCGATCCACGCGGCCGTCGCCGCGGGCGCCTACCCCGACATCACCTCCGCCGCCGCGGTCATGGGCAGGCGGGAGCAGGCGGCCTACGTGCCCGACGCCGGGCGGGCCGACGCCTACGACCGGCTGTACGCCGAATACCGCGCCCTGCACGACCACTTCGCGGACGGTGGGTTGCTGCACCGGCTCCGCGCCATCCGAAACGAGGCAACCAATTGA
- the yjfF gene encoding galactofuranose ABC transporter, permease protein YjfF, protein MSAERTREDGRPTGRKGPGEGERPTGKERPGKGERPADGSRAGESMGTADGSRAGEGKGAADRERTGGGRRPAGIAGLTAGRAVPRKYVPVLVTAGLFVAMFAAGGVRYESFATGQVVLNVFIDNAFLLVVAVGMTFVILAGGIDLSVGAVVALSTMISASLVTNQGWPPLVVIPLVLAVGAALGLAMGCIIHYFEIQPFIVTLAGMFLARGLCYVIGTESISITDETYTALAQARVELPGGMFVSPSVVIALAVVLVAAYVLHYTRLGRNVYATGGSEQSALLMGLPVARTKITVYTVSGLCSALGGVLLSFYMLSGYGLHAVGMELDAIAAVVIGGTLLTGGSGYLLGTVLGVLVLGLIQTIISFEGTLSSWWTKIFIGLLLLAFILLQRLISARRPT, encoded by the coding sequence ATGAGCGCGGAGCGGACCCGGGAGGACGGGCGGCCGACGGGCAGGAAGGGGCCCGGGGAGGGCGAGCGGCCGACGGGCAAGGAGCGACCCGGAAAGGGCGAGCGGCCGGCGGACGGGAGCCGTGCCGGGGAGAGCATGGGAACGGCGGACGGGAGCCGTGCCGGGGAAGGCAAGGGAGCGGCGGACCGGGAGCGGACCGGCGGCGGCCGGCGGCCGGCGGGCATCGCCGGTCTCACCGCCGGTCGCGCGGTCCCGCGCAAATACGTCCCGGTCCTGGTGACCGCCGGCCTGTTCGTCGCGATGTTCGCCGCCGGAGGTGTCCGCTACGAGAGCTTCGCCACCGGGCAGGTCGTGCTCAACGTCTTCATCGACAACGCCTTCCTGCTCGTCGTCGCCGTCGGCATGACGTTCGTGATCCTGGCCGGTGGCATCGACCTGTCGGTCGGCGCGGTGGTCGCGCTGTCCACGATGATCTCGGCGAGCCTGGTCACGAACCAGGGCTGGCCGCCGCTGGTGGTGATCCCCCTGGTGCTGGCGGTCGGGGCGGCGCTAGGTCTCGCGATGGGCTGCATCATCCACTACTTCGAGATCCAGCCGTTCATCGTGACGCTGGCCGGGATGTTCCTGGCCCGCGGCCTCTGCTACGTGATCGGCACCGAATCCATCTCGATCACCGACGAGACCTACACGGCGCTGGCCCAGGCCCGCGTAGAGCTGCCGGGCGGCATGTTCGTCTCGCCGAGCGTGGTCATCGCGCTGGCGGTGGTCCTCGTCGCGGCCTACGTGCTGCACTACACCCGGCTGGGCCGCAACGTCTACGCGACGGGCGGCAGCGAGCAGTCGGCGCTTCTCATGGGCCTGCCGGTGGCCAGGACGAAGATCACGGTCTACACGGTAAGCGGACTCTGCTCGGCGCTCGGAGGTGTGCTGCTCTCCTTCTACATGCTGTCGGGGTACGGCCTGCACGCGGTCGGCATGGAACTGGACGCGATCGCGGCGGTCGTCATCGGCGGCACGTTGCTGACCGGCGGTTCGGGCTACCTGCTCGGCACCGTGCTCGGGGTGCTCGTCCTCGGCCTGATTCAGACGATCATCAGTTTCGAGGGCACGCTCAGCTCCTGGTGGACCAAGATTTTCATTGGCCTGCTCCTGCTGGCCTTCATCCTGCTGCAGCGCCTCATCTCGGCGCGCCGCCCCACCTGA
- a CDS encoding ABC transporter permease yields MNTVLRHRLFWPAVVLAALLLTNLLLTDNFFTVQMRDGHLYGSLIDIVRFGAPLILVALGMTLVIATGGIDLSVGSVVAISGALACLQISGMDDQGSVSGVVTAAGLALGLSLVLGVWNGFLVAGIGIQPIIATLILMVAGRGLAQLVTDGQIITVNSGPYKLIGGGYWLTLPFGIIIVLVVLALTAVLTRRLALGLLIESVGGNAEASRLAGIRSRGVIIMVYTFAALCAGIAGLMISSNVSSADGNNAGLWIELDAILAVVIGGTSLAGGRFSLGGTVLGALIIQTLTTTIYSVGVPPETTLLFKALVVTVVCLLQSPAFREKVFHRRRRPLRAPSTAEEKAQVPA; encoded by the coding sequence ATGAACACCGTCCTGCGGCACCGGCTCTTCTGGCCCGCCGTCGTCCTGGCCGCGCTGCTGCTGACCAACCTGCTGCTCACCGACAACTTCTTCACCGTCCAGATGCGCGACGGCCACCTCTACGGCAGCCTGATCGACATCGTCAGGTTCGGCGCGCCGCTGATCCTGGTCGCGCTCGGCATGACCCTGGTCATCGCGACCGGCGGCATCGACCTGTCGGTCGGTTCGGTCGTGGCGATCTCCGGCGCCCTGGCCTGTCTGCAGATCAGCGGCATGGACGACCAGGGCTCCGTCTCGGGCGTCGTCACGGCCGCGGGTCTCGCCCTCGGGCTCTCCCTGGTGCTGGGGGTGTGGAACGGCTTCCTCGTCGCGGGCATCGGCATCCAGCCGATCATCGCGACGCTGATCCTCATGGTCGCGGGGCGCGGCCTGGCCCAGCTCGTCACCGACGGTCAGATCATCACCGTCAACAGCGGCCCGTACAAACTGATCGGCGGAGGCTACTGGCTCACGCTGCCGTTCGGCATCATCATCGTGCTGGTGGTCCTCGCACTGACCGCGGTGCTCACCCGGCGCCTCGCCCTCGGGCTGCTCATCGAGTCGGTCGGCGGCAACGCCGAGGCGAGCCGCCTGGCGGGCATCCGCTCACGAGGGGTGATCATCATGGTCTACACCTTCGCCGCGCTGTGCGCGGGCATCGCCGGGCTCATGATCAGCTCGAACGTCTCCAGCGCCGACGGCAACAACGCCGGCCTCTGGATCGAGCTGGACGCCATCCTCGCCGTCGTCATCGGCGGCACCTCGCTCGCCGGTGGCCGGTTCTCGCTCGGCGGGACCGTGCTGGGAGCGCTCATCATCCAGACGCTGACCACCACGATCTACTCGGTCGGGGTGCCACCGGAGACGACCCTGCTGTTCAAGGCGCTCGTGGTCACCGTGGTCTGCCTGCTGCAGTCCCCGGCCTTCCGCGAGAAGGTGTTCCATCGCCGCAGGCGCCCGCTGAGGGCGCCCTCGACGGCCGAAGAGAAGGCGCAGGTCCCGGCATGA